From Pseudochaenichthys georgianus chromosome 15, fPseGeo1.2, whole genome shotgun sequence:
CTCTGGGAAGTGACTacattgtgattgacaggtcGCTATGACCAAGATGGTGACATCACAATGATTACGTTCACTAATCTAATatagcaacccagtctcatggcatttcgtgttcaccaacacgatttttaatctattgattcgtgttcaccaacacgattatcccctttttttcgtgttgcacagcacgattttaaaagcaatgtatttctacgggtaatgtgtttcgtgcctgcagcacgtctttttctccgttcgggtcgtggaagaccggaagctgtgtggttcgtaaaaacatgttcttactcaaaatcaagccacaattattgcttttattttaaatcgtataatttcggacttttgttgccgtctgtgaggaaaataaatggggctcagagcctcagaatactgaaatctgtatttttttaaatcattttttccttctaatttgttattctttccaaaataacacactgttatttactcaccaataacacacaattatccttgcttttatttattggtttaatttcaTAATCTcgtgcttttttggcgtccgtcaggaactgaatttcaaaataaaaataaccggaaacagacgtaggcatttcgagcgattacccaagatcctcagctatggtttaagcttgctgattggatgttttagccgcaatgcatgctgggatttggtgtttatatgctatgaaatccggaaaacattttaaaagaataaaataatacttaattccgagtgttcttgcttttctctttgaaagtcatcacataacggcattgtaatacacggttcggctgcattaaatattaaagatctgccgtagttctttatttatagagccctgatgagaagacctttggaaaaactggaagaaatgccgccgaaactgaatacttgacgtggatcacaaatatatcaacaattaaacaacatcttcaatttctcttcacacaatacgtctccttgcagtatcaacactaattcggctgacttttacatttgatctaattcatataggttatatttacaccataacggtgcacagctgatataaaaggacttgtagtttttaaagatattactgattctgaaatagtatagcaatatgctgtaaaatgatgtgaaagcatgaataaaactacacatcttcagatgttgtacatacataggcctaagtgtcctacactaataatacaaagttattatggctgtgtgtaccttgtgtgcaccgcctagtggttaaagcacgttattgaattattgtttttatgtgttatatttgattaaacaaatattaagagtacatactttcatagggggaaagtagaaggtctgtgatagaaatatagaatataaaaaatcaagacgatactataagtgatctctacaataaaacagtttagtgcaggatgtacaaagatattaatatgaagatgtgtaaaacagaaaaacgaattaacctttatttaaacattaaataatactttagattaaggtcttcttttaaataagaaaaaagctttgggggtatctacagataaatattaagcctgacaaagtacttaacgtctaatgtattgctttcctgcaatgaaCCTGTTAAGCCAgggtccccgccgacggggaccctgattttttttatacacactcacacaaatatttttaatatttttttaagaatatttttttttatttaaatatttttaattttttttttttaatggaatgaatacctatagtgattattcaatgtaatacaatgatttttatagtctggtatctgaaaaaggtcaaatggcactgatggaaccaaatgtgcccaaagcttattccgcctggactttattttcataaatctctctaaaaaggtcaaatggcacttgttttgcctcaatcttgatacagggtacttattatatgttataatttggattcctaaagcttttaggctactaacccatcattcaaggttggtcttcactataagtaatgggttttctttaggcggagacaggaatttacatttttttgctatgttccatctgaatttactctgacacagaaacatctatattgattctgacacttctacatccaactcacagatgtaaccttgctttgataacaacaattattcatataaaccttttagaagtgaagttacagtcatttgttctgggaatgtcattttcgagcctgaaacctgaaaaacaggctcggggtttaacaggttaactatgttgaagcacttattttaactgatattatacatatgaattgtactcttatgtatgtagaatCTAGTATAAgacatgtgcagaatatgacagtttaatggtggaggtatacacacatattgatagatgtcttgtaatgcgctgttgaggaacctgtgacccaagattttcattcattacatacaccgtagttgtgtatatctcctgggacccagcccattgaaaatgtccactgtagtgaacattttgttaacatgcatctccttttactcttttgagctactctatcaatccctgatgtactgtacagaggacatcctggtatttccagtgatatgtcattggttaaaattgcatgctgagaagttcctctttcttttcatccaaaatggctggcatACGAACAACCAAATTGTAtagaagcaggaggagaagtcaaatattgttgaataattgtaatttttaccatgaaaatcatatatgttcttgtttattaacatgtgaggaactatataattagttctgaaagcaattaaataattcaagttttcaaataacagcccttttataaatgtccattatagtggacgtcaggaccgtcttcatggactttatgactcaatattgttgcaggagacggaactgaagcagacattttctgtaccagatagttcagggagattaagattttgagctctcagatgatgagagagatgagaatttcacacctgggatagaagagggtcaagaagaaggggggAAAGATGCAGGAGGAAAAGAAAAACAGACACATGCATAATGAGTCCCTCTTCAAGTAGCATTTGTGAAAGACTCCAGTGCTCATTCGTTTAAGGACTTTTCAGTTACCTTTTTTGTTGTGAATGTTGGTGAAGTACATATTTGAGagctgtttttagagatttatGCTACAGTAGGATAGATGGGCTTACAGCTGAGTGGCAGACGGTGAAATCAGAAATGATTGAGTGACTGACACACAATATTGGTTATGGTCTTTTCATGAGAAGAGTTAACAATATGTAAAACATAGGATAACGCCAGCCTTATTGTTCATTTTAAATAACAGAAATAAGCAATCTATTAGACATATTATTTTGTGCTGCAGACTGAATAAATTGTACAGTTATAATCCCTTTTTGAAGCATAAAAGATCTTGGGCGTATTCTCTTGTGAGAGCATCATTGGATGAGGTGAAATGGCACAGGAGATCAGATGGCTTTATTCTCTATGGAGATCCCTGACCCCTCTCCGTCCCTCTGTTGCAGATCCTCCTCTGCTCTCCATTTGAGGCCTTTTCCCTTCCGTAACCCCCCAATAAAACAACCCTACACTCTCATGCAGTCTTGCCGTTTGACTTTGTAAAAAACACTAAGCAACTTTCGCCCTGAGTGTGTGGTTAGTCCCACGCTCTTTTCCCCTCAGTTTGTCAAGGTCCCGCCTTAACACCTGTCAGTCATCTTGATGAGCTGTCTCTTCTTATTGCCTCGGGCTGAGGTAACAGGCATCAGTGCAGCCACGGGCGCTGACGAAGCAGAAACACAGACGATAAGCAATTTTACAGAAAAAAGGGCCATGCAACATTCATCGAGGTTTCGGACATCTCTCCTCTGCTGAGAGTTTAGCTCCAAAAACATTTTCTCTGAGAATGAACACACAGCGGGTTGCAGACCAGAGTGAGCTTAACTGTAGCTGAACTTTTCTGCAGTAATCCATGCTTTATTTACCTATACTATAATAGTGGTAGTGGTGTGAATAAAGTGATAGCCATGTTGGCCCCTTTGGTCCAGACCGACATAGCTCATCACTATTTGATGATTGTATTACATTCAAGGTCCCCATAGGCTTAATCCTGGTTGCATCTCTTGATATATTATTCAAGTGCCATCATCATGCCAAACTCATTTATAACTAATACTAGCAAAACTAATGACATTCCCATCAGCCTTAGATATACTGTGCTTTGTGTTTGTCTAATATTGACTTAGCTAGGTCCATGAAGGAAAAAACTGAAATCTCATCGTCTCCTTTTTGTCGTATTTTTTTTTCCGGGCCTTGTTCTGCCTTTATTAGTTAGAAAAAGGGGAGAGGTGAGATTAAAAACATGGAAAGCCAGAGAGATGCACTAAAGGTCAGATTTGAACTTTTTAATTCACTTGACTCATGATGAATTATATATCAGGAAACCGGAAACAACCTCAGACACCTCCCTGATGAAGGCAGAAAAGCTGAAAATGTTCTACATAAAGCATGGTGTGCTGGAGAGGAGTGTGTCCAAATGTAATTTGAATAGTTCCAGAAACATCCCAAAggtcatttaaaggtggggtaggtaattttggagaaaccagctcgagtgcgctagaatttgaaaatacacagccggaagaaacctgctacttccttacagagcccctccttcaacacacacgaacgcgcacatgaccaatgagggcacgagataactttgtgcacagatggaaggctgacaggcaggtaggccatccagttattttagccgggccggctaaaatgattggtcgtgctttttacagtgctacggcttccacagatgacattttttaatggattttttgtcaaagcacttaagatattcattgctatcgggatgttaagagcattccatggaatataacaagtgtatctcgagccggtttctcaaacttacctaccccacctttaagattcAGGTAGAGAGTAATTTGAAGGAACCATCTTTGTGATCCTATGGTTGACATACTGTACATCttattttgtttaagtgttAGAGAAAGTGAAACCTCTGATCACCTCTCTGTGTCCTTTTCTTTGTCTCAACATTTTAGGTCTCCAAAGCGGCTGCAGACCTGATGGCGTACTGCGACGCCCACATACGCGAGGACCCCCTCATCATACCCGTCCCCGCCTCCGAGAACCCTTTCCGGGAGAAGAAGTTCTTCTGCAACATCCTCTGATGAGCTGCCGGGGGAGTTGCGCGGGTGCAGGCACGGCGCTGCCTGTCTTCTCTGTCTTCACCACACCTGAAGCTACTGGCCATAGGCGTTGAGTTGAGTTTTGCCAGGTGGACACTCTGTTGTTGGTCAGCTCTGTCCTGGTGGCTGAAGGTTTTGGGGGAGTCAGCTACTGAACTGGCAACCCAGTGAGCGTATCATGTCTTGTTAAATAGGTTTGTTATTGCTTTGTTATTAGAGAACAGCCTTGCTTATTGAGATGAGagatgttattttattttttattttattgtgctAGATTTTAACATGCCTCAGGAAACATAAATTTGCCCAGTGTCTACGACTTTTTCTTAAATGTCCCTTCCCTTTATCTGAATGATAAAAAATATCTTTGTATTATCTTTGACATAATTTAAGACATTACTTTCAGTGCACAGGTTGTCTATTCGAAGCAATGCTTACTGAAAGTACGACTAAAATGTGACACGCCACTCACTAGGGGTTTCTCTTTTAATTTGCTTCCAGTCACAAACAATTAACCCGCTCTTATTAGTGCTGCAGTACAGTCAGATTCAGATTAAAGCCCAGAAACAGAAACCTTATATTGCATAGTAAATTATTTCAGTTTGTGCTAATAACACTGGTAGTAAAAATAAGATGGCTGCACATCAATTCTGCTgctaataaataaatagattccCTATTTATTAAAAGTTGCAGAGCTAATATTAGGACCGCGAGTTCTTCAGGGTTATCACTGTGCAAACAACTTTTAAGGTCAGACATTATTTATGAATCTGCCCCCTCCTTCCCAGGCCCGCTCTAATGCATTCTACCTTTGCTGCTCCGTTTGATTTACTCATCATATACGTCATTCACTTCAAATCAGAGACACTATGTGTTAATCCTTCAGCCCCCCAAAtgggatattttttacaagtcgCAGGACATCTTTTCCTTTTATATCTTCATTTATTTTCTGGGCATGTTTCCTGGGCCTGATTCTTTTTGCCTGTCCTAGAGTGAATGGCAAGGCCTTTGACATTAATGCCAAAACCAGAGGCCTGCATGTTTCTCCGCTCCTTTTTGACAGCCTCCTCTGTTTCCGAGGGACTGTCCGTCTTTTAGAGTGTACAGTACGTTACAGTGCCAATTTCTGTGCGAGCAGTGTGATCTTCACACTACGTGCTCCCGCAGCCTTCTTTCCGTTTGGTTTGTTTTTGGAAGAAAAAGCACACTGTTGAAACCTTTCCTTTACATGGTAGTCGAATAGCATTTGCTAATTTTTACGATTAATTGTTATGATCGTTATtaatattgttattattatcggTAGTATTATTGAATATTTGTTGCACAGCACTGACAGCTACATGACGTGTAGTGCTACTAAGCTTGTATGATACttaggagaagaaaaaaaaacatttataagtCATGCATTTATTGATACTATCCGAGTATTTTTTAAAATTAATGGTAAGGGTCGGTTTACATATTATGATCCCTTCGGTGGTTCAGGCTTTTTGCATCATTGTTTCTGTAAAGTTAAAAGACATGTCCTCTTGGTACTTGAACAGCCATTGCATTAGGATTCAAAGTGACTGTCACAAACTATTGGACTTGAAATTGTTTTCAGGataaatattgtttttatttcctaAATTTAAAAACCTGAGAGTGACATCAGGGCGCTCCCACTGACCTCTTCTCAAGGATGGTGCCAAATCTGAAATATAACGTCTAGAGATGAATATTGCATGGATTTATTTCTATCTATAACAGAGAGAACTATTATGATATGAAATATTGCCTCTTCGTAGACATTCTGGGCGCTACTCAGCACATAATAATGTCATTTGAGTTTGGATATGTCGACGATGTGCAGCTGTACTCATGAATGGTTTTATCgttttggtaaaaaaaaaatagcatttaaataaCAGGCTTTGTAAATCCTTGATGGATCAAATGAATTAAAGAAAAACGGCAACCCCAATGTGCTGTGTCTGCAATATTTCTGCCTCTTGTCTTTCACTGAAGTTTGATCCAACTGATGTCATAAAAGGCCATTGCAAGTCATTGTGGGTCTCTCAGATAAGCATGACATTCTGGTGTGTAGTGGAGACCCCCTGTGGCTGAGCTCAACCATAGGCCACCTGGGTGCAAtgtcatatttttttaaaagattGTGATTCAATGCAGCCTCAGCCAGTTTGCCCTTTACACTGCTTATAAAAAAGAAAGCATCTTCAGACACCGCAGGTTGATGAAAAATGTCCCTTGCAATGATTCAGGGTATCAGCTGCTGACAGCAACATTTTGTGTTGTAGCGATTTGATGTGTTCATCCATGCATACAGCCTCCCCCTGGGAACAGACTGAAACCCATTTCTACCAAGATGGGTTATTTTTGTCACTATCTTACTGTGCTTTAAGGTTAATGAGTCATCGACATATGGTCAAATGTACGTGGTGTGTTCTATAATAGGTCAAGTTATAAAAACGGGCAAGGCGTAGTCCTTACTTAATCGACCAAGGTTTATATCTGACACGTTGCCCTTTGCCGAGTGTCGTCCACTTTTTCTCCCCCTTTCCCGTCTGTCTTTCTTCTATAATTAAAATGCCAAAAAAAGAACAACTAAACTGGCAACAACTGAACAGATTGTACAAAACAGTGTGGACAAGTGTAATGAATGACATTAATAATGCAAGTCAGGTATCCCTTATTGATTTCTCTGAACAAATCCCAAAGGACCAGGATGTAATTAAGTAGAAGTAGATATTCTTAAACCATGGCACAGCTGTGGTGTGGATTATTATTCACATTTATTTCAAGCCCCCCTGAAAAACCTATTTTCTCAAATTGCTTCTTACTGTGATTGATAGGGCCCTTCACGGACACAGAAATTCTCCTAAACgtagcttttttttttacgtgAGAGATTTCTGTATTTATGTCTTTAGTTTGGTCTGTTTTTCTTTGTTTGGGATGGGTGGGACTTTTCTTAAAAATCCTAATGTCCCAATGTTCCCTTCACCAATAAAAAGCAAGCAATATTTGAATTAGAATATAATCCACATTGATCGGCTGTCAAACTATCTGATCCGACTTCACCCGTTCAGTCCCAATGAAGCACATTAGCTGAATAAATAATTGTTTATTACTTTTGTATTTCCCTACCTTTAAAAGTAATTGTTGGATGTTTAGTTAAATATTTTTCAggttatacaaaataaatgaaatacttAGGAttgaaaaacaattttttttgttGCAGTAAGCTAATttgacttatatatatatatatatatatatagcccaaAATCAAATCCCAGAGGGCTTTGCTGTCTGTACAACAGAAGCAGCCTCTTTCTTTAGACTTCAAATTCAGATAAGAACATTGTTTTCACAAATTGGTTTTATGAACCAAAATCAGACATTCAAGAAGTATGTCTCAATAGTAAATGGAATGCACTTAGTTCTCAGGTGGGACATAACTAGATACAAATACATCTTTATAGATCTGTAAAAGGAAGAAAAAGTGTCTGAACACTGCAACAAAGAAGATTGGAATGCGTTAATAAAGCATAAATAGGTTTCAACAAACATATGAACTAAGATCAGAGTGGGGAACAAAACCACAAACTATGCTTAGAAGAGGGACCGCAGCAAAGCAGGATGTTAGGTTGTGTTTGGAGAAACCCAGAACATGCTATGAATAGCCTTTTCCTTTCAAATGAATAATGTGTTGCAGAGAGAGAACTACATCTTTGTACTGAGTACATCTATGAATATGATTCCaaaaataattatataataCACAGGAAAGTAATTATCCCTAGGGCACTTGGTTATCTACATCGGGAATCTGTGCTGGAGCAATTTTCCAAATTGAACAATGAGCCCCCAAAGTGTGCACAAAATACATGAAAATAGTCCTAATGTCTGATGAGATTATTTATCTACACTCAGCATTTCTACTCATAACATTGGCATACTCTGTTGCATGCCAGTGTATTCCATTACGTTATTATTTCTCACTGAAAGAGGGTTTTAAAATGACTAAAATAACATGTGTGAAACACTCCTTATTAACATCTgtacaaatgaaatgtttacagCATGGCAGCAGGTGCTCCTGGTGTCTggccctctcttcctctccagCAGGAACACTGGGGCTCTCAGAGTCAGAAGAAATCCTCCTCAAACACCCCTCGCCATGCACAATAGATTgcattttaaattatttatatGCACCACAGAGTAACGGGTTTAATAAAGTTATGTTCTAATCTTAAAGCTACAACACGTTGCCTGGGTCTTGTAGATAGATAACATTATTTGTATCTTAATTTTCTACTCTGCTTAGAATGTGGTTCTGATTAGAAAATTCCCAATTTGGACTGAAGCAAAACCCAACAAAGAAACTgaaatgttatgttataaacATGCCTTAGAGATACTGTTTATAGCTCACTACTTCTAAGGACATGTGATAAACTATTTGCATTGTTTTGTGCTTACAATAACATTTGGTTTCCTTTTAAATATGAAACTTGTATACCTGCTTTATTTGTTTATGGAGATGTTTCAAATGATAAAATGTATAGAATAAACCAACATACCATTTTTGAGAATGGAAATATACTACTGCTGATAATAATGCTATGTAACCCTAGATTTATTATACTTTTTGTTGTTCTTATCTggatattaatttatttttatttcatgcccTAACCCCTTAAAAAAATGATATGTCAGCTGTTATGTTTTGGTTACAATGACAACTTTTATTATATAATTGCTGttaataatagtattaatatatacattACAATAATTATAACACAGAACAAGTTTAATTATATCCTAACCAATTTGTATAGCctattcatattttattgtACCTTCGACATCACAGTACTGTTTTGATTGGCTGGAGTGCGTCGAACTCGTTTTCCCAGAGTGCACCGCGGCAGGGCTGCTCGTCTCCCATTGGTCTATCTCTCCTTGCAGCGGAGGCAGACATGAGGCGGTGGTGAGAGCCCGGCGGAGCACACACGGAGCGGCTCACACCGTGCAGTGCGGCTCAGGAAGAGGCTCAGCGCCGCCAAAGCTGAAGGCTGCTCCGGCGAATGAAGGGTCCATGCTGAGGCTAGCCCTCATTCTGCTGCCCTGTGCTGTCGCCGTCCTGGTGCACTTGTGGTTGGCACAACGACCCTCCTCCAGCCCGTTGGACAACAACACACACTCGGGTACTTTTCTCGGGTTTTACCTCGAAAGCCTTGCAACTTTTTTCGACATTCGAGCGGCTTGCTAACTTTGCCTTTACCGCCCCGTtgtgtctgttgttgttgttgttgttgttgtgagtttgTGTGGAAATAGGTAGtttaatggtgtgtgtgtgtgtgtgtgtgtgtgtgtgtgtgtgtgtgtgtgtgtgtgtgtgtgtgtgtgtgtgtgtgtgtgtgtgtgtgtgtgtgtgtgtgtgtgtgtgtgtgtgtgtgtgtgtgtgtgtgtgtgtgtgtgtgtgtgtgtgtgtgtgtgtgtgtgtgtgtgtgtgtgtgtgtgtgtgtgtgtgtgtgtgtgtgtgtgtgaaaataatGTTACAGTTCAGTAGGGCTGGGCGTTGCTGGGATAGTCTAATGTCTGAAACAGACTGAAGTGAGCTGAACATCTCTGTCTTGTTACAACTACTGATCTCTGCGCTGCTTTCAAATGGAGTTTGGTCTCGTATGATCAGGAGGACCCTGGAGGGGTGAACCCGCTTTTTAAATCAGAGGAATATAGTGACCACCTTTTGATGCATGATGGTAGAATGAGAACAATCGGATGTGTCGGAATCAGAGATGGATATAAATCAAGCATGCCTCAAAGTGTATATTATTTCATTATCTCTGGTTGTTGCCTTATCGGTGTCACCGACTGTTGGTCATTTATCATCCCTATCTTCACATTCTCATCACTGGATCACAAATtacatatttttttgttttttaatttcAATATGTTTTGCATGGCTTTTTGTTTCTGATACAGATGAATCGTTACCTTTCTATGAAGTTTTGGTGGGAGTGCTGTCAGCAAGACACCATTATGAACTGCGACAAGCGATAAGGCAGACCTGGCTGGGCTACATCCGAGACCACCCTCACTTCCAGCTCAGGTCTGTAGGGTGGAGCTCCAACTTCATCTCTTGgttctctttctttctgtctctttTTTCAAGGCCAGATTCATACGGTGGAAATAAAGCCTGCGGGTTTGAGCAAATAACTGACTGCCCAAACTAAACCTTTTATCTCTACCTGACCAGAGGCCAGTATtgttctctctttctttcttccttTCTGTCCATTTCCTTCTCATTCAGTGATCTGAGTGTGGATAAGGTGTGATGGCCTTTAAGCAACCCTCAGTAACCATGGCAACGGAGGGTGGATAGATGGACATTTTTTAGGAATCCTACAGCCTAATATTGGGGGAAATTGCAAAAGTGTGATTGTGCTGATTTTCAGAGTGGGGGTGAAGTTCATTGTCGGAGAACATGGGTGTCCCATTCCAGAGGAGGACAGAGAGGATCCATACTCCTGCTCCCTCCTGAACTTTACAAAGCCAGGTAAAAATTATATAAATGATAGTCAGCCTCACCCACTAATGAAGGGGCATCTGCAGCTGTAATATCAAGAGACGCTCCCTTGCATGTGAAATCGTCAATAGGAGAGTGGAGGCTGAATAACAGGATGGGACATAGATGAGCTGAAAGAATGCATGTTCAGAAAATAAGTAAAACACCTTTATTCATGTTCGCCCACAGCTCAAGGACACCATTATTTTCCTTTCCTTACCCAAGGCCAAAGCAAAGTCTCTCCCAGCTGCTGCAGCCCTAACTAGAACTGCCTTCTAACACTTACAAAGTAAAGCTATACAAAGCACTGACGCACCATATAGGAATTAATTGAACGGGCTCACTGTCAAATCCACAGTAATTGTTATGTCTCTCACCTTCACAGGGCCCGCTCTATTCAGGTGATTCACTACTTCTCTCAGTCAGTTTGGTGTTTGCTGCCTTCATGAAAACATAATTACCGCTCATCAGAATACGCTTTTTTTCAGACGGCGGCCTTTAGGGTCATGGTGATGTTTTATTTTTCCAGCCTGTTCTCTGCTCTCCGCTGGGTTAATGGTCGTAACTGTTGACGTGATTTGCTTCATAATCAGAGGCTTGAAGGCGGCTTTGGAGCGAGATGCTCGTTGTGATTGGAAGAGAAAGAGACAACTGCTGCTTTTACACACAGTCGGGTACCTTACTCAGGATTCAGGTCAAAGCACACATTAAATGGACAATTAATTGTTGTTGAAATATGTTTGTGCTGCATTCATCATTAGGGATTTTTTTTTGGTGACTAGAACTAAGGTGAATGCTAATTAGTTACTCAGACTCTGATCTGCCAGCAACACAAGGTGCATGCTTTGTACTGGTGATAAAAGTCAAAATCTCGAtgatttaaatagattttgtgACCTCAAGGCTGATAtttcttttttcctttttctgtgtttgttaaTTGTCTCAGCTCTTCCAGCTTCTCAAATGTGAATTTAAGCTTTTATACTGGATGTTGTTGATCGATGTTGATGTTTGCATATATTTTTGATGATAACCAACTGATTATAATGCAAATTACTTTCAGCCTTTCAGATTCAGCCTTTTTGACTTGATTTGTACATTGCATCACTAACTGTTAAACTGTAAGCAATAAAGGATATTCTTAGATtttgttttaaagaaaatatatatagtGAATAACTTTACATTGCTGTTTATTATTAAGAATTTATGcaaagttttatttatttcccccCAGAATAAACTAGCAAAAATGCTGGCAAGCGCTGTTATGGCTCTTTTTGTTAAGTGTGCTAAAACTATTAA
This genomic window contains:
- the LOC117459344 gene encoding guanine nucleotide-binding protein G(I)/G(S)/G(O) subunit gamma-4 — encoded protein: MKDGIANNSTASISQARKSVEQLKMEACMDRIKVSKAAADLMAYCDAHIREDPLIIPVPASENPFREKKFFCNIL